CGCCAAGAGGCGTGGTCGGCGATGCCTGACCCTTGGTAAGAGCATAAATTGAGTTGTTGTGGACGAAAATCGATATATCGGGATTCCTTCGGAAGGTATGGAGAAAATGATTACCCCCTTCGCCGTAGCAATCCCCGTCTCCCGTTGTGACTATGACCTTGAGAGACGGATTGGAGACGGCTATCCCTGTGGCAACGGGAAGTGCACGGCCGTGCAAACCGTTAAAAAAGTTGCAGGCTATATAATGAGGCAACTTTGCAGCCTGGCCGATTCCTGAAACGAGACAGATGTCCCGGGGCTTCAGACCAAGGGATGCGAGAGCCTGTTTCAGGGCCCTCAGGATCATATGATTGGGACAACCCGGACACCACTGAATTTCCGTTACCACATTGTAATCTTTTACGCCAACCATAGAACACGCCTCCTGATCAGGCTCTGAAGTTCGTAACGATCCACTCTGCCGTAATCGGTAACCCATCGTACCTTAAAATTGGGGCATCCATCGAAATACCGTACTCACAGGCAAAGAGCCTGCCGAACTGAGATGTCATGTTCTGTTCAACGGCAATCCAGCGTCGGCCTTCTGGAAGAGAAATTTCCGGAAGAGGCCAGACTCCGGGGAAATGAAGGCATCCCACCTTCTTTCCCTCTTCCCGCAACCTGTCCACCGCCTCTAAAAGAGCATTCCGAACCGATCCCCAGCACACAAAGACGGTTTCGGCATCTTCAAGAAGATAGAAAAGCGGTTGAGGAACCATTTTCCGAAGAGATTTCATCTTTCGCATTCTCTTCTCCATCATCGGACGGGCCACCTCTGCAAGGTTCTCCGTAATGTGCCCCCACTCGTCGTGTTCATCGCTATCGGCTCCTACCAGGTGAGAGCTCTGGCCCGGGTAGAGGCGTGGTGACACTCCATCCTCCGTAACAGCGTAACGTCTGTACTCGCCGATGTTTTCGGGATCGGCCAGGAAAAATTCTGGCCCCACCTCTCCGGGATCAAAGTCCTTTATGGAAAACTGCGAGTCTGCCAGGAACTGATCGGTCATTATAATGACGGGAATTTGAAATCTATCGGCCAGGTTAAAAGCCGTAACGGTCAGCCGAAAGGCTTCCACGGGGTCTGCCGGAGCCAGAACACAACGGGGGAATTCTCCATGACCGGCATGAAGGGCGAAAAGCAGGTCACCCTGAGCGGTTCGGGTGGGAAGCCCTGTTGCCGGACCGGGTCTCTGGGCGAGCACCACCACCAGAGGGGTTTCGGTCATGCCGGAAAGGCTTAAAGCTTCAACCATAAGGGCAAATCCACCTCCTGATGTAGCCGTCATGGCCCTGCACCCAGCAAATTGAGCCCCGATGACCATGTTAACGGCGGCAATCTCATCTTCGGCCTGTTCCGTCAGAACCTCCAACCGGTCTTCCTGTTGGGCAAGAAAGGTTATAATGCCCGTTGAAGGAGTCATCGGGTAAGCCGCCATAAAGCGGCAACCCGCCCTGACAGCTCCCAGAGCAATGGCCGGTTGGCCGTTGATGAGATAATATTCTTCTGACCTCTTTTCCAGTTTCCAGGGGCAGATGCCTTTGCAGGATTTTTCCGCCATTTCGTAGCCGGTTTTTAGCGCCTCGAGGTTTCTGGCAACTATATCATTGCCCTTGTCCGCAAAGGTTTTTTCCACGGTAGCAGCTATGACATCGAGGTCGGCTCCCAGCATTCCCCAGAGCACCCCAAGAGCCAGAGAATTGGCATATACGGGTTTACCCCATCTTTCCGTTGCCGTTTTTGAGAAGGGGACGGCAAGAGGCGAGTCAGTAGCTCCTTCACCGACAAGGATACCGCCATCGCGAAGCCATGAACGATACTTGTCTGCCGCAGGTCCATTGAGGGCAACCAGAATATCACAGTCCATTCGAGGACTGTTTATGGGCCGATCGGTTATTCTGATCGAGTAGCTGTTAAGCCCTCCTCGTATGCGAGATTCGTATTCCTGCCAGGAAAAAACGGCATACCCAAGCCGCGAAATTGAACGGGCGAGTACCGAACCTATCGTCTGTATCCCTTCGCCCGCGGCTCCCGAGATGGCAATGTTAACGTCAAGCAACGCCACTGTTGTCCTCCTGCTACGAAGTTTATGTGAAAATTTTTCCTGCATAACGCACGGTTTACTTTTATTGAAGATATTCGCACGAAATAAAAAAGAAAAGCATTATTAGCTTACGAGTATGGACGCCTGCTACAAAAAGCACACCCGGATGTGCTAACGCCTTCAGCCTTTGGAAAGGACACAAGCCATCTTTCCAATTGCAGGATAGGGGAAAAAAGGCTAGATTACAAACTAAAAGGCGGTGTGACTTTGCCTCAGGAGGTTTTTATGGATGTACAAAAACTTGCAGAAACCATAAAAAACCTTGTCATCGGGGAACTAAGAAATGAGCTGAACAATTTCAGATCCGAGGTTTCCGGACATCTGAAAGGATACGGCCTCGCTATCGAAACCCTCGCTTCCAGAATGAACGGCATTGACGCCACCGTTAAGGACATAAGAGATGAGCTAAGAAATTTGAACGATAGAATCGACGAAACAAACAAGAGAATCGACGAAACAAATAAAAGAATCGATGAGACAAACAAAAGGATTGACGAACTAAGAGCAGAATTAAAAGCCGAAATTAACCAAAACACCACCAGAATCGATGTAGTAAACAAAAGAATCGATGAGACAAATAAAAGAATTGACGAGCTAAGAGCAGAATTAAAAGCCGAAATTAACCAAAATACCACCAGAATCGATGTAGTAAACAAAAGAATCGACGCCATTTTTGTAGAAATGCTGAAAATCAGAGAAAACCTTGAAAAAGCGCTTCAGACCAAAGCCCTGATTGAAGATATTATCGTGAGAGTCGAACGGCTGGAGTCAAAGGTTTTAAGTCAGTAATAGTGCACAGCCCCGTCTTTACAACCTCGAGGCCTAATCTGAATCGAGGCAGGAAACCCCAGATCAATATACAACTGTAACCGGAGGGAAAACGGTATGGGAGAACGCATCAAAATAACGGCCGGTCCGATCGTGCTTGAAGCAGAGCTCGGAGATACGGAGACAGCCCGGGAAGTGATAAAAGCGCTCCCCATTGAGTCCACCGCCCAGACCTGGGGAGATGAAATATACTTCACGATCCCCGTACAGATGGGAAGAGACGACACGGCAAGGGATGTAGTCGGAATGGGTGAAATCGGCTATTGGCCTCCGGGAAGAGCTTTTTGCATTTTCTTCGGCCCGACACCCGCCAGTGAAGGCAACGAAATCCGGGCCGCCAGCGCCGTCAACATAATAGGACGGGTACTCGGAGACCCGACAGTTCTGAAGCAGGTTAAAGACGGAGATATTGTAAGATTGGAAAAAAAGGATTAGTTTAAAAAAGCCTGATCAGGGCGAACGAAAACTCCAACGGAGGTGTCCGAGGTGCCCATTTACGAATACGAATGCCCTAAATGCAATTGTAGATTCGAGCAACTGGTTTTTCGGCAGAGTGAAAAGGTCTGCTGTCCCGAGTGCGGATCATCAGAAGTTTCCAGGTGTATGTCTATTTTCGGCTTCAAGAGTGGAGGGGACAAAGGAGCCGCAAGCAGCCGTATGGGTTCATCCGGGTCCGGGTGTTCGGGCTGCAGGGCCACTTCCTGTGCATCCTGCCACTAAACCGGGGCGTCGAAGTGGAGAGGATTGTCCTGGGAACCCGGGGTAGTAAACTCGCCCTGAAGCAAACGGAAATAGTAAAAAACCTCCTGGTAAAACATTACCCCGGGCTCCGGATAGAAGTCGTTACGATAAAGACCACGGGAGATCGCATAACCGATGTTCCCCTTGCCCGAATAGGTGGTAAGGGGCTTTTCGTAAAAGAGATCGAAGAGGCCCTCCTTGAAGGGCGTATAGATGCAGCCGTGCACAGCATGAAGGATGTTCCCTCTGTACTCCCGGAAGGCCTTGAAATCGTGGCAATTCCCCCGCGCGAGGATCCTAGAGATGTTATAGTATGCCCCGGCGGATACGACCTTGCGACTCTGCCCCGGGGTGCCGTGGTCGGAACCAGCAGCCTTAGAAGGGCTTCGCAGATCAGACACCGCCGTCCTGATCTGCAGGTTCAGGTGCTCCGGGGAAATCTGGACACCCGCCTCAGGAAGGTTATGTCCGGACAGTACGACGCTGTAATACTCGCAGCCGCCGGAATCCGCAGAATGGGTTGGGATGAGGCCATAACGGCCTATCTGGACCCTGAAGAATTTCTGCCTGCGGTGGGACAGGGAGCAATCGGCATCGAAGCAAGAAGTAATGACGAGATCACCAGGGAAATTCTGAGGCCTCTCCACGACGAAGCCACGGCCAGGGCAGTTGAAGCAGAGCGAAGCTTTTTAAGAACCCTCGAAGGAGGGTGTCAGGTTCCCATAGGAGCACACTGCTTCGTTGAAAGCGGACGGCTCCGCATAATCGGCATGGTTTCATCTATTGACGGATCAAGCATGTATCGCGAAGAGGTCGTGGGTTTATGGAGCGAAGCCGAAGAACTGGGTCGGAACCTGGCAATGCGCATTTTGCAGGCGGGAGCAAAAGCCGTGCTGGACGAAATCTAT
This Thermodesulforhabdus norvegica DNA region includes the following protein-coding sequences:
- a CDS encoding 2-oxoacid:acceptor oxidoreductase subunit alpha; translation: MALLDVNIAISGAAGEGIQTIGSVLARSISRLGYAVFSWQEYESRIRGGLNSYSIRITDRPINSPRMDCDILVALNGPAADKYRSWLRDGGILVGEGATDSPLAVPFSKTATERWGKPVYANSLALGVLWGMLGADLDVIAATVEKTFADKGNDIVARNLEALKTGYEMAEKSCKGICPWKLEKRSEEYYLINGQPAIALGAVRAGCRFMAAYPMTPSTGIITFLAQQEDRLEVLTEQAEDEIAAVNMVIGAQFAGCRAMTATSGGGFALMVEALSLSGMTETPLVVVLAQRPGPATGLPTRTAQGDLLFALHAGHGEFPRCVLAPADPVEAFRLTVTAFNLADRFQIPVIIMTDQFLADSQFSIKDFDPGEVGPEFFLADPENIGEYRRYAVTEDGVSPRLYPGQSSHLVGADSDEHDEWGHITENLAEVARPMMEKRMRKMKSLRKMVPQPLFYLLEDAETVFVCWGSVRNALLEAVDRLREEGKKVGCLHFPGVWPLPEISLPEGRRWIAVEQNMTSQFGRLFACEYGISMDAPILRYDGLPITAEWIVTNFRA
- a CDS encoding coiled-coil domain-containing protein; amino-acid sequence: MDVQKLAETIKNLVIGELRNELNNFRSEVSGHLKGYGLAIETLASRMNGIDATVKDIRDELRNLNDRIDETNKRIDETNKRIDETNKRIDELRAELKAEINQNTTRIDVVNKRIDETNKRIDELRAELKAEINQNTTRIDVVNKRIDAIFVEMLKIRENLEKALQTKALIEDIIVRVERLESKVLSQ
- a CDS encoding cyclophilin-like fold protein, which codes for MGERIKITAGPIVLEAELGDTETAREVIKALPIESTAQTWGDEIYFTIPVQMGRDDTARDVVGMGEIGYWPPGRAFCIFFGPTPASEGNEIRAASAVNIIGRVLGDPTVLKQVKDGDIVRLEKKD
- a CDS encoding FmdB family zinc ribbon protein, whose product is MPIYEYECPKCNCRFEQLVFRQSEKVCCPECGSSEVSRCMSIFGFKSGGDKGAASSRMGSSGSGCSGCRATSCASCH
- the hemC gene encoding hydroxymethylbilane synthase: MERIVLGTRGSKLALKQTEIVKNLLVKHYPGLRIEVVTIKTTGDRITDVPLARIGGKGLFVKEIEEALLEGRIDAAVHSMKDVPSVLPEGLEIVAIPPREDPRDVIVCPGGYDLATLPRGAVVGTSSLRRASQIRHRRPDLQVQVLRGNLDTRLRKVMSGQYDAVILAAAGIRRMGWDEAITAYLDPEEFLPAVGQGAIGIEARSNDEITREILRPLHDEATARAVEAERSFLRTLEGGCQVPIGAHCFVESGRLRIIGMVSSIDGSSMYREEVVGLWSEAEELGRNLAMRILQAGAKAVLDEIYAALPKKGTFYE